A single genomic interval of Macadamia integrifolia cultivar HAES 741 chromosome 6, SCU_Mint_v3, whole genome shotgun sequence harbors:
- the LOC122080785 gene encoding gamma-glutamyl peptidase 3-like gives MVTAGDQEMVSGEKKRYCMLMAARDSEYVKKVYGGYFNVFLKAFAEEGEEWDLFNVVDGEFPDMDELYKYHGFVISGSPYDAYGNELWILKLCFLLQTLDAMEKKVIGICFGHQVLCRALGGKVGKANDGWDLGLRKISIVEDLPLCSLFGVLEEIPPSLTIIECHQDEVWEVPLGAEVIAFSEQTGVEMFVIGDHILGIQGHPEYTKDILSNIIDRLANNNSVQKEFAEDAKSRLEINGEPDRKSWEKICKNFLKGVVITPPY, from the exons ATGGTCACTGCAGGAGATCAGGAGATGGTTagtggagagaagaagaggtattGTATGTTAATGGCAGCAAGGGACTCTGAATATGTGAAGAAAGTGTATGGTGGATACTTTAATGTATTTCTTAAAGCATTTgcagaagaaggggaagagtgGGACTTGTTTAATGTTGTTGATGGAGAGTTTCCTGATATGGATGAGCTCTACAAGTATCATGGTTTTGTCATTAGTGGTAGCCCTTATGATGCTTATGGAAATGAGCTTTGGATCTTGAAGCTTTGCTTTCTATTGCAAACACTAGATGCCATGGAAAAGAAGGTGATTGGCATATGCTTTGGTCACCAG GTGTTGTGTAGAGCATTGGGTGGTAAGGTTGGGAAAGCTAATGATGGATGGGATCTTGGGTTGAGGAAAATCAGTATTGTGGAAGACTTGCCCTTGTGTAGCCTCTTTGGTGTCCTTGAGGAAATCCCACCTTCCCTTACCATCATTGAGTGTCATCAAGATgag GTATGGGAGGTACCTTTGGGAGCTGAGGTGATTGCCTTCTCAGAGCAGACTGGAGTAGAGATGTTTGTAATTGGAGACCATATATTAGGCATTCAAGGCCACCCTGAATATACCAAAGACATCTTATCTAATATCATCGATCGCCTTGCTAACAACAACTCTGTACAA AAAGAATTTGCTGAGGATGCGAAATCAAGACTGGAGATAAATGGCGAACCAGATAGGAAGTCTTGGGAGAAGATTTGCAAGAACTTTCTTAAGGGGGTTGTGATTACTCCTCCTTACTAG